A window from Musa acuminata AAA Group cultivar baxijiao unplaced genomic scaffold, Cavendish_Baxijiao_AAA HiC_scaffold_1139, whole genome shotgun sequence encodes these proteins:
- the LOC135671431 gene encoding pathogen-associated molecular patterns-induced protein A70-like, with translation MEESLPSMLASMCGWFTPTVLFVLLNLVIGGIAVASKSSHHHQPGTAADDDGGAYPCRFLARSPSIVLDRLRSFNLHRCRSGEIPPPFEASDHRPEHSGRSQSEPQPTAGEMPPRLSVPIKKPASEESAFPHFHEAEVDEAAAAAAATETVDPAEGDGDEEVDARADDFINRFRHQLKLQRMASIMRYRAMPNRGR, from the coding sequence ATGGAAGAGTCGCTGCCGTCGATGTTGGCCTCGATGTGCGGCTGGTTCACGCCGACCGTCCTCTTCGTCCTCCTCAACCTCGTCATCGGCGGCATCGCCGTCGCCTCCAAGTCATCCCACCATCACCAGCCCGGCACCGCGGCGGACGACGACGGCGGAGCCTACCCTTGCCGTTTCCTCGCCCGCTCCCCCTCCATCGTCCTCGACCGCCTTCGCTCCTTCAACCTCCACCGCTGCCGCTCTGGCGAGATCCCCCCTCCCTTCGAGGCCTCCGATCACCGCCCCGAACATTCAGGACGGAGTCAGTCGGAGCCGCAGCCGACGGCCGGGGAGATGCCGCCGAGGCTGTCGGTGCCGATCAAGAAGCCGGCCAGCGAGGAGTCGGCGTTCCCGCACTTCCACGAGGCGGAGGTCGAtgaggcggcggcggcagcggcagcgacagAAACCGTGGATCCGGCCGAAGGAGACGGCGACGAGGAGGTGGATGCGCGGGCTGATGACTTCATCAATCGGTTCCGGCATCAGTTGAAGCTGCAGCGCATGGCATCCATCATGAGGTACAGGGCGATGCCCAACCGTGGCCGTTAA
- the LOC135671476 gene encoding eukaryotic initiation factor 4A-15-like isoform X1, protein MYERTEGVEFYSRSIIRAFRDLTLWERVLDFSSFISAIMAGMAPEGSQFDARQYDAKMNELISQDGQDFFASYDEVFDSFDAMGLQENLLRGIYAYGFEKPSAIQQRGIVPFCKGLDVIQQAQSGTGKTATFCAGILQQLDYGLVQCQALVLAPTRELAQQIEKVMRALGDYLGVKVHACVGGTSVREDQRILSSGVHVVVGTPGRVFDMLRRQSLRPDYIKMFVLDEADEMLSRGFKDQIYDIFQLLPSKIQVGLFSATMPPEALEITHKFMNKPVRILVKRDELTLEGIKQFYVNVEKEEWKLETLCDLYETLAITQSVIFVNTRRKVDWLTDKMRSRDHTVSATHGDMDQNTRDIIMREFRSGSSRVLITTDLLARGIDVQQVSLVINFDLPTQPENYLHRIGRSGRFGRKGVAINFVTRDDERMLSDIQRFYNVVIEELPSNVADLI, encoded by the exons ATGTATGAACGGACTGAGGGCGTAGAGTTCTATTCCCGTTCAATCATCAGGGCTTTTCGTGATCTGACCCTCTGGGAGAGGGTTTTagatttttcttcatttatttcAG CAATCATGGCTGGAATGGCACCTGAAGGATCTCAATTCGATGCTCGCCAATATGATGCCAAAATGAATGAGCT GATTTCACAAGATGGACAGGATTTTTTTGCCTCATATGATGAGGTTTTTGATAGTTTTGATGCTATGGGTCTCCAAGAGAACCTTCTAAGGGGCATTTATGCATATG GTTTTGAAAAACCCTCTGCAATCCAACAAAGAGGTATTGTTCCTTTCTGCAAGGGACTTGATGTCATTCAACAGGCACAATCAGGGACCGGAAAAACTGCAACATTCTGTGCTGGTATATTGCAGCAGCTTGATTATGGATTGGTACAGTGTCAGGCTTTGGTTCTTGCTCCAACTCGTGAATTAGCACAGCAGATTGAAAAGGTGATGCGTGCACTTGGCGATTATCTTGGCGTCAAAGTTCATGCTTGTGTTGGAGGAACTAGTGTTCGTGAAGACCAGCGGATTCTTTCTAGTGGGGTTCATGTCGTAGTGGGGACACCTGGTCGTGTATTTGACATGTTAAGAAGACAGTCTCTCCGCCCTGACTACATCAAGATGTTTGTTCTAGACGAGGCAGATGAAATGCTTTCTCGTGGTTTCAAGGATCAG ATATATGACATCTTTCAGCTGCTTCCTTCTAAAATTCAAGTTGGCTTATTCTCTGCCACAATGCCTCCCGAGGCTCTTGAGATTACTCACAAGTTTATGAACAAGCCTGTGAGAATCCTTGTGAAGCGAGATGAGCTCACTTTGGAGGGTATCAAGCAATTCTATGTCAATGTAGAGAAGGAAGAGTGGAAGCTCGAGACCTTGTGTGATCTCTATGAGACGTTGGCCATCACACAGAGTGTAATTTTTGTCAACACTCGACGCAAGGTAGATTGGCTGACTGACAAAATGAGGAGCAGGGATCATACGGTCTCAGCAACCCACGGAGACATGGATCAGAACACTAGGGATATTATAATGCGAGAGTTTCGCTCTGGCTCCTCTCGTGTACTCATCACCACTGATCTTCTTGCTCGTGGTATCGATGTGCAACAGGTCTCCCTGGTTATAAATTTTGATCTGCCGACCCAGCCGGAGAACTATCTTCATCGTATTGGGCGAAGTGGCCGTTTCGGGAGAAAGGGTGTGGCAATCAACTTTGTCACCCGTGACGATGAAAGAATGTTGTCTGACATCCAGAGGTTTTACAATGTGGTGATCGAGGAGCTGCCATCCAATGTCGCAGACCTAATCTGA
- the LOC135671476 gene encoding eukaryotic initiation factor 4A-15-like isoform X2: protein MAGMAPEGSQFDARQYDAKMNELISQDGQDFFASYDEVFDSFDAMGLQENLLRGIYAYGFEKPSAIQQRGIVPFCKGLDVIQQAQSGTGKTATFCAGILQQLDYGLVQCQALVLAPTRELAQQIEKVMRALGDYLGVKVHACVGGTSVREDQRILSSGVHVVVGTPGRVFDMLRRQSLRPDYIKMFVLDEADEMLSRGFKDQIYDIFQLLPSKIQVGLFSATMPPEALEITHKFMNKPVRILVKRDELTLEGIKQFYVNVEKEEWKLETLCDLYETLAITQSVIFVNTRRKVDWLTDKMRSRDHTVSATHGDMDQNTRDIIMREFRSGSSRVLITTDLLARGIDVQQVSLVINFDLPTQPENYLHRIGRSGRFGRKGVAINFVTRDDERMLSDIQRFYNVVIEELPSNVADLI from the exons ATGGCTGGAATGGCACCTGAAGGATCTCAATTCGATGCTCGCCAATATGATGCCAAAATGAATGAGCT GATTTCACAAGATGGACAGGATTTTTTTGCCTCATATGATGAGGTTTTTGATAGTTTTGATGCTATGGGTCTCCAAGAGAACCTTCTAAGGGGCATTTATGCATATG GTTTTGAAAAACCCTCTGCAATCCAACAAAGAGGTATTGTTCCTTTCTGCAAGGGACTTGATGTCATTCAACAGGCACAATCAGGGACCGGAAAAACTGCAACATTCTGTGCTGGTATATTGCAGCAGCTTGATTATGGATTGGTACAGTGTCAGGCTTTGGTTCTTGCTCCAACTCGTGAATTAGCACAGCAGATTGAAAAGGTGATGCGTGCACTTGGCGATTATCTTGGCGTCAAAGTTCATGCTTGTGTTGGAGGAACTAGTGTTCGTGAAGACCAGCGGATTCTTTCTAGTGGGGTTCATGTCGTAGTGGGGACACCTGGTCGTGTATTTGACATGTTAAGAAGACAGTCTCTCCGCCCTGACTACATCAAGATGTTTGTTCTAGACGAGGCAGATGAAATGCTTTCTCGTGGTTTCAAGGATCAG ATATATGACATCTTTCAGCTGCTTCCTTCTAAAATTCAAGTTGGCTTATTCTCTGCCACAATGCCTCCCGAGGCTCTTGAGATTACTCACAAGTTTATGAACAAGCCTGTGAGAATCCTTGTGAAGCGAGATGAGCTCACTTTGGAGGGTATCAAGCAATTCTATGTCAATGTAGAGAAGGAAGAGTGGAAGCTCGAGACCTTGTGTGATCTCTATGAGACGTTGGCCATCACACAGAGTGTAATTTTTGTCAACACTCGACGCAAGGTAGATTGGCTGACTGACAAAATGAGGAGCAGGGATCATACGGTCTCAGCAACCCACGGAGACATGGATCAGAACACTAGGGATATTATAATGCGAGAGTTTCGCTCTGGCTCCTCTCGTGTACTCATCACCACTGATCTTCTTGCTCGTGGTATCGATGTGCAACAGGTCTCCCTGGTTATAAATTTTGATCTGCCGACCCAGCCGGAGAACTATCTTCATCGTATTGGGCGAAGTGGCCGTTTCGGGAGAAAGGGTGTGGCAATCAACTTTGTCACCCGTGACGATGAAAGAATGTTGTCTGACATCCAGAGGTTTTACAATGTGGTGATCGAGGAGCTGCCATCCAATGTCGCAGACCTAATCTGA